A stretch of Lathyrus oleraceus cultivar Zhongwan6 chromosome 6, CAAS_Psat_ZW6_1.0, whole genome shotgun sequence DNA encodes these proteins:
- the LOC127094406 gene encoding uncharacterized protein LOC127094406 — MTPFEAVYGRRCMTPLCWYYSGENVVLGPEIVHHTIEKTNMIQEKMKASQSHPKHYHDKRRKTLEFQEIYHVFLRVTPVTKVGRVLKSKKLTSCFIGLFQILQRLRKNIPDPSHVIQLDDVQVREKLTVETLPLRIEDREVKYL; from the exons ATGACACCGTTTGAGGCGgtgtatggtagaaggtgtatgacacctttgtgttggtattaTTCTGGTGAGAATGTTGTGCTTGGGCCTGAGATAGTTCATCATACTATTGAGAAGACCAAtatgatccaagagaagatgaaagcttcacAGAGTCATCCGAAGCATTATCATGACAAAAGGAGGAAaacacttgagttccaagagATATATCATGTGTTCCTAAGAGTTACTCCGGTAACTAAGGTTGGCCGTGTGTTAAAGTCTAAGAAACTTACGTCGTGTTTCATTGGTCTATTTCAGATTCTTCAGAGG TTGAGGAAGAACATTCCTGATCCATCTCACGTGATCCAGTTGGATGATGTGCAAGTTAGAGAGAAATTGACAGTTGAGACTTTGCCGTTGCGAATCGAGGATCGTGAAGTGAAGTACTTATGA